The proteins below are encoded in one region of Streptomyces sp. NBC_00490:
- a CDS encoding DUF4232 domain-containing protein has protein sequence MANTYRPALFVSAAALLGLLTACGDGGDSASAPKTLPGTAAPATTDGTTAAPSVEPPATAAPPSPAGSTPGKPGRSARCHTSELEATLGRNDPGAGQENFPVILTNTSSRTCTLHGYPGAAFVDASGRQLGPDPKRIPGTPATVKLAPGQNAWSGITFSNPEISGARTANPDALLVTPPDERDPLKVSWSAGEVPVSGNESTVSITVFDRGPGP, from the coding sequence CACCTACCGGCCGGCCCTGTTCGTGAGTGCGGCCGCACTGCTGGGCCTGCTGACCGCCTGCGGTGACGGCGGCGACTCCGCGTCCGCGCCGAAGACACTGCCCGGCACCGCCGCCCCGGCCACCACCGACGGAACGACGGCCGCGCCCTCGGTGGAGCCGCCCGCCACAGCCGCGCCGCCCTCCCCCGCCGGCAGCACGCCCGGCAAGCCCGGCAGAAGTGCCCGCTGTCACACCTCCGAGCTGGAGGCCACGCTCGGCCGCAACGACCCGGGGGCGGGGCAGGAGAACTTCCCCGTGATCCTGACGAACACCTCGTCCCGTACCTGCACCCTCCACGGCTATCCGGGCGCCGCGTTCGTCGACGCCTCCGGCAGGCAGCTGGGACCGGACCCGAAACGTATCCCCGGCACGCCGGCCACCGTGAAGCTGGCGCCGGGGCAGAACGCGTGGTCGGGGATCACGTTCTCCAACCCGGAGATCAGCGGGGCCCGTACCGCCAACCCGGACGCGCTGCTGGTGACCCCGCCGGACGAGCGGGACCCGCTGAAGGTGTCGTGGTCGGCCGGTGAGGTGCCGGTGTCCGGCAACGAGTCCACGGTGTCCATCACGGTGTTCGACCGGGGCCCCGGCCCCTGA
- a CDS encoding arsenic transporter, with translation MNTPLAETLSIALLVAVLAWAVVRPKGLPEAVLAVPAAGLVIATGAISPDHAWAEAERLGPVVGFLAAVLVLAHFCDVEGLFRACGAWMARSSAGRPGRLLTAVFALASAITAVLSLDATVVLLTPVVLATAARSGVRAKPHLYACAHLSNTASLLLPVSNLTNLLAFAASGLSFTRFAALMALPWLVAIGAEYLVFRRFFEDDLKAPAAHSDSAETPALPVFALVTVGCTLAGFVVASAIGVDPAWVALVGALVLAGRALVRRQATPLTVVRSAAPGFLAFVLALGVVVRAVVDNGLADALRHVLPEGSGLVALLGIAALAAVLANLINNLPAVLVLLPLTATAGPGAVLAALIGVNIGPNLTYAGSLATLLWRRIVQRHGHEVGLGEFTRLGLLAVPAALVPATLALWVSLQVVGV, from the coding sequence CTGAACACCCCGCTCGCCGAAACCCTGTCCATAGCGCTGCTCGTCGCCGTGCTCGCCTGGGCGGTCGTCCGCCCCAAGGGCCTGCCGGAGGCGGTGCTCGCGGTCCCTGCGGCGGGGCTGGTGATCGCCACCGGGGCGATCTCCCCGGACCACGCGTGGGCGGAGGCCGAGCGGCTCGGACCGGTGGTCGGCTTCCTGGCCGCGGTGCTGGTCCTCGCCCACTTCTGCGATGTCGAGGGGCTCTTCCGGGCCTGCGGGGCGTGGATGGCCCGCAGCTCCGCCGGGCGCCCCGGCCGGCTGCTGACCGCGGTGTTCGCGCTCGCGTCGGCGATCACGGCCGTGCTCAGCCTGGACGCCACGGTGGTGCTGCTGACGCCGGTCGTGCTGGCCACCGCGGCCCGCAGCGGCGTCCGGGCCAAACCGCACCTCTATGCCTGCGCGCACCTGTCGAACACGGCGTCGCTGCTGCTGCCGGTGTCCAACCTGACCAACCTGCTGGCGTTCGCGGCGAGCGGGCTGAGCTTCACCCGGTTCGCGGCGCTGATGGCGCTGCCCTGGCTGGTCGCGATCGGCGCCGAGTATCTGGTGTTCCGGCGCTTCTTCGAGGACGACCTCAAGGCCCCCGCGGCCCACTCCGACAGCGCCGAGACGCCCGCGCTGCCGGTGTTCGCGCTCGTCACCGTGGGCTGCACGCTGGCGGGGTTCGTCGTGGCGTCCGCGATCGGCGTCGACCCGGCGTGGGTGGCCCTCGTGGGCGCGCTGGTGCTGGCGGGGCGTGCGCTCGTCCGTCGGCAGGCAACCCCGCTCACGGTGGTGCGGTCCGCCGCTCCAGGGTTCCTGGCGTTCGTGCTGGCGCTCGGCGTCGTCGTGCGCGCGGTCGTCGACAACGGGCTCGCCGACGCGCTGCGGCACGTCCTGCCCGAGGGCTCGGGACTGGTGGCGCTGCTCGGGATCGCCGCACTGGCCGCGGTCCTGGCGAACCTGATCAACAACCTGCCTGCGGTACTGGTCCTGCTGCCGCTGACCGCCACGGCCGGTCCCGGGGCGGTGCTCGCGGCGCTGATCGGGGTGAACATCGGCCCGAACCTGACGTACGCCGGATCGCTCGCCACCCTGCTGTGGCGGCGGATCGTGCAGCGCCACGGGCACGAGGTCGGACTCGGGGAGTTCACCCGGCTCGGTCTGCTCGCCGTCCCGGCCGCGCTGGTGCCGGCCACGCTGGCCCTGTGGGTGTCGCTCCAGGTCGTCGGGGTGTGA
- a CDS encoding ricin-type beta-trefoil lectin domain protein — MDLVLYAPERNAAVNADATDEQLSAELKKWTGAAPALHPVGELLDRHWEAAFAYARLCTDSARSAGMLTTAAFTRLFGETLRQNGPTAAWRPQLLVTVRRIAAEWDGDRRREQLHPELRSGTGDGDRAAARLLPPAERRLLSGAFQRLPQSARCLLWHSEVEAEPLSVPASLLGLDEEDAGVELRRAQERLREECLHVHRELAPEQECRSYVRMLDVTYRRGGVDVDPDLRAHLDRCKHCRDTADQLQQFNNGLGVALAEAVLGWGGRAYAESRTAVRDAPAQAPERPSAPPVVPGEPFFDVTPAGAPRTARAARGACPSRTARKEARRAAARRRNIAAAVLTVSGLVVLPLVLWSVLSGGDDTTSAGGTQASETPGTGAGKSSSDSSWVGSGKDVEGTLRGRLHNVDSGLCIGVVGKKAVKDAETEVTTCSSKTDQQWTYETDGTLSSVADPDLCLDSHLGYSVRLAPCSGTDKAEPKNIRYDFTLQGNLVPRWDQDLALTPAATDGTGAVVLKSRADIAVQRWVFDTSKTDPQMEVVNWDAQSGIARKTPVATPTPTPTPTPTKKKASPTPSPSPSTAQPTPTGPSYPSGMPCYGYYCSWDGQYGGGYGYGGYGGRR; from the coding sequence ATGGACTTAGTTTTGTATGCCCCCGAGAGGAATGCAGCCGTGAATGCCGACGCCACGGACGAACAACTCAGCGCTGAGCTGAAGAAGTGGACCGGGGCCGCACCCGCGCTCCATCCCGTCGGTGAACTCCTCGACCGCCACTGGGAGGCGGCCTTCGCCTATGCCCGGCTGTGCACCGACAGTGCGCGGTCCGCCGGAATGCTCACGACTGCGGCTTTCACCCGGCTCTTCGGTGAAACCCTGCGGCAGAACGGGCCCACGGCCGCCTGGCGTCCCCAACTGCTCGTCACCGTGCGCCGGATCGCCGCGGAGTGGGACGGCGACCGCCGACGCGAACAGCTCCACCCCGAACTGCGCTCCGGGACCGGGGACGGGGACCGCGCCGCGGCCCGTCTGCTGCCGCCCGCGGAGCGACGGCTGCTGTCCGGCGCGTTCCAGCGGCTGCCCCAGTCCGCCCGCTGCCTGCTGTGGCACAGCGAGGTCGAGGCCGAGCCGCTGTCCGTTCCGGCCTCCCTGCTGGGCCTGGACGAGGAGGACGCCGGCGTCGAACTGCGCCGGGCCCAGGAGCGGTTGCGCGAGGAGTGCCTCCATGTGCACCGCGAACTCGCCCCGGAACAGGAGTGCCGCAGCTACGTCAGGATGCTGGACGTCACCTACCGGCGCGGTGGCGTCGACGTCGACCCCGACCTGCGCGCACACCTGGACCGCTGCAAGCACTGCCGCGACACCGCCGACCAGCTCCAGCAGTTCAACAACGGCCTCGGCGTCGCCCTGGCGGAAGCGGTCCTCGGATGGGGCGGCCGCGCCTACGCGGAATCCCGCACCGCCGTGCGGGACGCGCCGGCTCAGGCGCCCGAGCGGCCGTCGGCCCCGCCCGTCGTGCCGGGTGAGCCCTTCTTCGACGTGACCCCCGCCGGCGCCCCGCGCACGGCACGCGCGGCCCGCGGAGCCTGCCCCTCGCGCACGGCACGCAAGGAAGCCCGCCGCGCCGCCGCCCGGCGCCGCAACATCGCCGCCGCGGTCCTCACCGTCAGCGGTCTGGTCGTGCTGCCCCTGGTCCTGTGGTCGGTCCTCAGCGGCGGGGACGACACCACCTCGGCCGGCGGCACCCAGGCCTCCGAGACGCCCGGCACCGGAGCGGGCAAGTCCTCCTCCGACTCCTCGTGGGTCGGCTCCGGCAAGGACGTGGAGGGCACCCTGCGCGGCCGGCTGCACAACGTCGACTCCGGGCTCTGCATCGGCGTCGTCGGCAAGAAGGCCGTCAAGGACGCGGAGACCGAGGTCACCACGTGCTCCTCGAAGACCGACCAGCAGTGGACGTACGAGACGGACGGCACGCTGAGCAGCGTCGCGGACCCGGACCTGTGCCTGGACTCCCACCTCGGCTACTCGGTGCGGCTGGCCCCGTGCTCCGGCACCGACAAGGCGGAGCCCAAGAACATCCGCTACGACTTCACCCTCCAGGGCAACCTGGTGCCGCGCTGGGACCAGGACCTGGCCCTGACACCGGCCGCCACCGACGGCACGGGCGCCGTGGTCCTCAAGTCCCGTGCCGACATCGCCGTCCAGCGCTGGGTGTTCGACACCTCCAAGACCGACCCCCAGATGGAGGTGGTCAACTGGGACGCGCAGAGCGGCATCGCGCGGAAGACCCCCGTCGCGACCCCCACCCCCACCCCCACACCCACACCGACGAAGAAGAAGGCCTCACCGACACCGTCCCCGAGCCCGTCGACCGCACAGCCGACCCCGACGGGACCGTCGTACCCCAGCGGCATGCCCTGCTACGGGTACTACTGCTCCTGGGACGGCCAGTACGGCGGCGGCTACGGGTACGGCGGGTACGGCGGCCGGCGCTGA
- a CDS encoding helix-turn-helix domain-containing protein, whose amino-acid sequence MPVTADRLPETAAPDVPAPPPGLVMLGCFDEARGYDINRPRGSASWLFTWTTGGRGRLRQGATTAQAAAGDLVVLAPGVPHRYGVAPGARHWRFWWVHCQARPSWLPWLLPYGTGDGVYAVTSTPATPRDRVEAAFCRMLVDARRPGAVKPAAGPDDRIAVAHDTAARELALCALEEVVLLMAAGAREPAPAPGLDPRVRRVQELLAADPGAAHTVDSLAAHVSLSPSRLAHLFTRQVGESPMRALREARLRHAARLLEGTGLPVERVAAASGFVSPFHFHRVFRERFGMTPGTYRAGGPMVGA is encoded by the coding sequence ATGCCCGTGACCGCCGACCGACTGCCTGAGACTGCTGCGCCGGACGTCCCCGCGCCGCCGCCGGGCCTTGTGATGCTCGGCTGTTTCGACGAGGCGCGGGGCTACGACATCAACCGGCCCCGGGGGTCGGCGAGCTGGCTGTTCACCTGGACCACGGGAGGCCGGGGGAGGCTGCGGCAGGGAGCGACCACCGCACAGGCCGCGGCAGGGGACCTGGTCGTGCTCGCGCCGGGTGTCCCGCACCGCTACGGCGTCGCACCGGGCGCGCGGCACTGGCGGTTCTGGTGGGTGCACTGCCAGGCCCGGCCGTCGTGGCTGCCCTGGCTGCTCCCGTACGGCACCGGCGACGGGGTGTACGCCGTCACCTCGACCCCGGCCACGCCGCGGGACCGGGTCGAGGCGGCGTTTTGCCGGATGCTCGTCGACGCCCGCCGGCCGGGTGCGGTGAAGCCCGCGGCCGGGCCGGACGACCGGATCGCCGTGGCGCACGACACCGCTGCCCGTGAGCTCGCGCTGTGCGCCCTGGAGGAGGTCGTCCTGCTCATGGCCGCCGGTGCGCGGGAGCCGGCGCCCGCACCGGGCCTCGACCCCCGGGTCCGCCGGGTCCAGGAGCTCCTCGCCGCCGACCCGGGTGCCGCGCACACCGTTGACTCGCTGGCCGCGCACGTCTCGCTGTCGCCCTCCCGGCTGGCGCACCTGTTCACCCGCCAGGTCGGTGAGTCCCCGATGCGAGCGCTGCGCGAGGCACGGCTGCGGCACGCCGCGCGGCTCCTCGAAGGCACCGGCCTGCCCGTCGAACGGGTCGCGGCGGCATCGGGCTTCGTGAGCCCCTTCCATTTCCACCGGGTCTTCCGGGAGCGATTCGGTATGACGCCCGGCACGTACCGGGCGGGCGGCCCAATGGTTGGAGCGTGA
- a CDS encoding aldo/keto reductase, protein MQYVKLGSTGLDVSRICLGCMTYGLPDRGVHEWTLDEEASRPLIRQALEAGINFFDTANVYSDGTSEEIVGRALRDFANRDEIVLATKVNGRMRTGPNAAGLSRKAIMAEIDHSLSRLGTDYVDLYQIHRYDPHTPVEETMEALHDLVKAGKVRYIGASSMYAWQFSKMQYTAERHGWTRFVSMQNHYNLLYREEEREMLPLCADQGVSALPWSPLARGRLTRDWGTVTERSAGDNFGGRLYLEGDRTIVEAVTRIATDRGVPRAQVALSWLLHQNTVAAPIVGAAKPHHIEDAVAAVELELSEKEIEELEQPYTARPISGH, encoded by the coding sequence ATGCAGTACGTGAAGCTCGGTTCGACCGGCCTGGACGTGTCGCGGATCTGTCTGGGGTGCATGACCTACGGCCTGCCCGACCGCGGCGTCCACGAGTGGACCCTCGACGAGGAGGCGTCGAGGCCGCTGATCCGCCAGGCGCTGGAAGCCGGCATCAACTTCTTCGACACGGCCAACGTGTACTCCGACGGCACCAGCGAGGAGATCGTCGGCAGGGCGCTGCGGGACTTCGCGAACCGTGACGAGATCGTCCTGGCTACCAAGGTGAACGGCCGGATGCGCACCGGGCCGAACGCCGCCGGACTGTCCCGGAAGGCGATCATGGCGGAGATCGACCACAGTCTGAGCCGTCTCGGCACCGACTACGTCGACCTCTACCAGATCCACCGCTACGACCCCCACACCCCCGTCGAGGAGACGATGGAGGCGCTGCACGACCTGGTCAAGGCGGGCAAGGTGCGCTACATCGGGGCGAGTTCGATGTACGCCTGGCAGTTCTCCAAGATGCAGTACACGGCCGAGCGGCACGGCTGGACCAGGTTCGTGTCCATGCAGAACCACTACAACCTCCTCTACCGCGAGGAGGAGCGCGAGATGCTGCCCCTGTGCGCGGACCAGGGCGTGAGCGCACTGCCCTGGAGCCCCCTCGCCCGCGGGCGGCTGACCCGCGACTGGGGCACCGTCACCGAACGCAGCGCGGGCGACAACTTCGGCGGCCGTCTCTACCTGGAGGGCGACCGCACCATCGTCGAGGCGGTCACCCGCATCGCGACCGACCGAGGCGTCCCCCGCGCCCAGGTGGCCCTCTCCTGGCTCCTGCACCAGAACACGGTGGCGGCACCGATCGTGGGCGCCGCCAAACCGCATCACATCGAGGACGCGGTGGCGGCGGTGGAACTGGAACTGAGCGAGAAGGAGATAGAGGAGTTGGAGCAGCCGTACACGGCACGTCCGATCTCCGGCCACTGA
- a CDS encoding ferredoxin produces the protein MHIDIDKDVCIGAGQCALAAPGVFTQDDDGFSELLPGREDGAGDPMVREAARACPVGAITTSG, from the coding sequence ATGCACATCGACATCGACAAGGACGTCTGCATCGGGGCCGGCCAGTGCGCCCTGGCCGCCCCGGGCGTGTTCACCCAGGACGACGACGGATTCAGCGAACTGCTGCCCGGCCGGGAGGACGGCGCCGGCGACCCGATGGTGCGCGAGGCGGCCAGGGCCTGCCCCGTCGGGGCCATCACGACGTCCGGCTGA
- a CDS encoding TetR/AcrR family transcriptional regulator — protein sequence MDSATAREQALDAAEELFYGRGIQSVGMDDIRGASGVSLKRLYQLFPAKEQLVQAYLERRDVRWRERLARYVEREEDPRERVLAVFDWLEEWFGEDGFRGCAWINSYGELGATSSRVTAQVRAHKGAFRAYLAALVADAGLPDALAGQLFLLAEGAMVTAGITRSTEPARQAREAARSLMDLARP from the coding sequence ATGGACAGCGCGACCGCCCGGGAGCAGGCACTGGACGCCGCCGAGGAGCTGTTCTACGGCCGGGGCATCCAGTCCGTCGGCATGGACGACATCCGCGGCGCGTCGGGGGTCTCGCTCAAGCGGCTGTACCAACTCTTCCCCGCGAAGGAGCAGTTGGTTCAGGCCTACCTGGAACGCCGTGACGTGCGGTGGCGGGAGCGGCTCGCGCGGTACGTGGAGCGCGAAGAGGACCCCCGGGAGCGGGTCCTCGCCGTCTTCGACTGGCTGGAGGAGTGGTTCGGGGAGGACGGGTTCCGCGGGTGCGCGTGGATCAATTCCTACGGCGAACTGGGCGCGACGTCGAGCCGGGTGACGGCCCAGGTGCGGGCGCACAAAGGGGCGTTCCGCGCCTACCTCGCCGCTCTCGTGGCGGACGCCGGGCTCCCGGACGCCCTGGCCGGCCAGCTGTTCCTGCTGGCCGAGGGGGCGATGGTCACGGCCGGCATCACCCGGAGCACCGAGCCGGCCAGACAGGCGCGGGAGGCGGCCCGGTCACTGATGGACCTCGCCCGGCCGTGA
- a CDS encoding phytanoyl-CoA dioxygenase family protein, which yields MTVTGSTPVLTEAGLRQFREDGFTVVRGLFGHDEIDRLCGEFAALHAAGAVPGHFEPRGGTDPLGVYPRVMQPHEINARARDVLLDARLREVLETLFGEEVLAAQSMFYFKPPGARGQALHQDNFYLRVEPGTCVAAWVACDVIDRENGGLEVVPGTHRMDLFCPEEADEGVSFAREYVPPPAGLAAVPVDMAPGDVLFFNGSLVHGSQPNRSDRRFRRSFIGHYVGRSAERIGGYYRTLSMRGDRVALAESEGAGPCGTEFAPQGPH from the coding sequence ATGACCGTCACAGGCAGCACCCCCGTCCTGACCGAGGCCGGGCTGCGGCAGTTCCGGGAGGACGGGTTCACCGTCGTACGGGGACTGTTCGGACACGACGAGATCGACCGGCTGTGCGGCGAGTTCGCGGCGCTGCACGCGGCCGGGGCGGTGCCGGGGCACTTCGAGCCGCGGGGCGGCACGGATCCGCTGGGTGTGTACCCGCGGGTGATGCAGCCGCACGAGATCAACGCGCGCGCCCGGGACGTGCTGCTCGACGCGCGGTTGCGGGAGGTGCTGGAGACGCTGTTCGGCGAGGAGGTGCTGGCCGCGCAGAGCATGTTCTACTTCAAGCCGCCGGGGGCACGGGGGCAGGCGCTGCACCAGGACAACTTCTATCTGCGGGTCGAGCCGGGGACGTGTGTCGCGGCGTGGGTGGCGTGCGATGTCATCGACCGGGAGAACGGAGGGCTCGAAGTCGTGCCCGGGACGCACCGGATGGACCTGTTCTGTCCCGAGGAGGCGGACGAGGGGGTGTCGTTCGCGCGCGAGTACGTGCCGCCGCCGGCGGGACTGGCGGCGGTGCCGGTCGACATGGCACCGGGGGATGTTCTGTTCTTCAACGGGAGCCTGGTGCACGGGTCGCAGCCCAATCGCAGTGACCGGCGTTTTCGGCGGTCCTTCATCGGTCACTACGTGGGGCGGTCGGCCGAGCGGATCGGGGGGTACTACCGGACGCTGTCGATGCGGGGTGACCGCGTCGCTCTGGCGGAGAGTGAGGGTGCGGGCCCTTGCGGTACGGAGTTCGCACCGCAGGGGCCGCACTAG
- a CDS encoding nuclear transport factor 2 family protein translates to MTDRPPLPPFTRESAAHKVQAAEDAWNTRDPHKVALAYSEDSVWRNRDTFVTGRAEIVGFLTAKWARERDYALRKDLWAFDGNRIAVRFQYECRDADGQWWRAYGNELWEFDDHGLMTRREASINDVPIEEKDRRVLGPRPETERGKTFPLQ, encoded by the coding sequence ATGACCGACCGTCCACCCCTGCCGCCCTTCACCCGCGAGAGCGCGGCGCACAAGGTGCAGGCCGCCGAGGACGCCTGGAACACCCGGGACCCGCACAAGGTGGCGCTCGCGTACTCCGAGGACTCGGTGTGGCGCAACCGCGACACCTTCGTCACCGGCCGCGCGGAGATCGTCGGGTTCCTCACCGCGAAGTGGGCGCGCGAGCGGGACTACGCACTGCGCAAGGACCTGTGGGCCTTCGACGGCAACCGCATCGCCGTCCGCTTCCAGTACGAGTGCCGGGACGCGGACGGCCAGTGGTGGCGCGCGTACGGCAACGAGCTCTGGGAGTTCGACGACCACGGGCTGATGACCCGGCGCGAGGCCAGCATCAACGACGTACCGATCGAGGAGAAGGACCGCCGCGTCCTCGGACCGCGGCCCGAGACCGAGCGCGGTAAGACCTTCCCGCTTCAGTAG
- a CDS encoding cytochrome P450 → MTETEPVAFPQDRTCPYHPPAAYAPLRASRPLTRIRLYDGRPAWLVTGHALARDLLADRRLSADRTHPDFPAPTERFAAVKDRKTALLGYDDPEHQTQRRRMIPSFTLKRAAGLRPRIQRIVDERLDAMIEQGPPAELVSAFALPVPSAVICALLGVPYADHDFFEGQSRRLLRGPTAADTRDARDRLDAYFEELIDRKRRDREPGDGVLDELVHEGAVDRGELIALATILLVAGHETTANMISLGTYTLLQHPDRLAELRADPTLLPTAVEELMRLLSIADGLLRMAVEDIELDGVTIRSGDGVVFSTSVINRDENVYPAPDSLDWHRSARHHIGFGFGIHQCLGQNLARAEMEIALRTLLARLPTLRLAAPADEIPFKPGDTIQGMLELPVTW, encoded by the coding sequence ATGACGGAAACGGAACCCGTCGCCTTCCCCCAGGACCGGACCTGCCCCTACCACCCGCCCGCCGCCTACGCACCCCTGCGCGCCTCCCGCCCACTGACCCGGATCCGCCTCTACGACGGCCGTCCTGCCTGGTTGGTGACCGGACACGCACTCGCCCGCGACCTGCTCGCCGACCGACGGCTGTCCGCCGACCGCACCCACCCCGACTTCCCGGCCCCCACCGAACGCTTCGCGGCGGTCAAGGACCGGAAGACCGCGCTGCTGGGCTACGACGATCCCGAACACCAGACCCAGCGCCGCAGGATGATCCCCAGCTTCACGCTCAAACGCGCCGCGGGACTGCGCCCGCGGATCCAGCGGATCGTGGACGAGCGACTCGACGCGATGATCGAACAGGGGCCGCCTGCCGAGCTGGTGAGTGCCTTCGCACTGCCCGTGCCCTCGGCGGTGATCTGCGCCCTCCTCGGTGTCCCGTACGCCGATCACGACTTCTTCGAGGGGCAGTCGCGCCGGCTGCTCCGCGGACCGACGGCCGCCGACACCCGGGACGCGCGCGACCGGCTGGACGCGTACTTCGAGGAGCTGATCGACCGCAAGCGACGGGACCGCGAGCCCGGCGACGGCGTACTGGACGAACTCGTCCACGAGGGCGCCGTGGACCGCGGGGAACTGATCGCCCTGGCGACCATCCTGCTGGTCGCCGGGCACGAGACCACCGCGAACATGATCTCGCTCGGCACCTACACCCTCCTGCAACACCCCGACCGGCTGGCCGAGTTGCGAGCCGATCCGACTCTCCTGCCCACCGCTGTCGAGGAGTTGATGCGACTGCTGTCGATCGCGGACGGCCTCCTGCGCATGGCGGTCGAGGACATCGAACTCGACGGGGTGACGATCCGGTCCGGCGACGGCGTGGTGTTCTCGACCTCGGTCATCAACCGCGACGAGAACGTCTACCCCGCCCCGGACAGCCTCGACTGGCACCGTTCCGCCCGCCATCACATCGGGTTCGGCTTCGGCATCCACCAGTGCCTGGGGCAGAACCTGGCCCGCGCGGAGATGGAGATCGCCCTGCGCACCCTCCTGGCGCGGCTGCCCACACTGCGCCTGGCCGCCCCGGCGGACGAGATCCCCTTCAAGCCCGGCGACACCATCCAGGGGATGCTGGAACTCCCCGTGACCTGGTAA
- a CDS encoding flavoprotein, which yields MTEQAEKPFLYVVVCAAGIAAGVGELITAAQEEGWEVGVIATPVAMNGFFDTAAVEARTGRPIRSAWRSPADPRPFPPPDAVVVAPATFNTVNKWAAGLGDTLAVGTLCEASGLGVPIAVLPCVADALAAHPAYQDSLIRLRGMGVRFGPPFAGEPGTEFPWAQALELLRR from the coding sequence GTGACCGAACAGGCCGAGAAACCCTTCCTCTACGTCGTCGTCTGCGCCGCCGGGATCGCCGCGGGCGTCGGCGAACTCATCACCGCCGCCCAGGAAGAGGGCTGGGAGGTCGGAGTCATCGCCACCCCTGTCGCGATGAACGGCTTCTTCGACACCGCCGCCGTCGAGGCCCGGACCGGCCGTCCGATCCGCTCCGCCTGGCGCAGCCCCGCCGACCCGCGCCCCTTCCCGCCGCCGGACGCCGTGGTGGTCGCGCCCGCCACCTTCAACACCGTCAACAAATGGGCGGCAGGCCTGGGCGACACCCTCGCCGTGGGCACCCTGTGCGAGGCGTCGGGCCTCGGCGTCCCCATCGCCGTACTGCCGTGCGTGGCCGACGCGTTGGCCGCCCACCCCGCCTACCAGGACAGCCTGATACGACTGCGGGGGATGGGCGTGCGGTTCGGCCCGCCCTTCGCGGGGGAGCCGGGGACCGAGTTCCCGTGGGCGCAGGCGCTGGAGCTGCTCAGACGGTGA